DNA from Arthrobacter sp. SLBN-112:
GGGACCACTCGGGATACGAACGGCGCCATGGTGGTCCATAGCAGCCCATGTGCCAGGCCGCCCACCAGGCGCGCGATCATCGCCGCGGTGAAATCCGGTGCCAGTCCCACCATCGCATTGCTAAGCGCGAAGGTCAGGACCAGCCCCACCAGCAGGGCGTGCCGGGGAATCTTTCCCAATAGGCGGGCAGCAGGAACCACCGTGACAACGATGACGGCGGCGTAGGCGGCGGCAAGGTAGCCGGCCACCGGCTCGGAGACCCCCAACCCGGTGCTGATCTGGGGCAGCAGGCCGGACGGCAGGAGTTCGGTGGTGATGGCAGTAAAAGCGATGGTGGCAAGGACCGCCATCGCGGCATACGGAAAACGGGCAGGCACGGGCGCGGAAGTCGCGGAGGACATGGGGGTGTGGATCCATTCAAGGGGGAGGGGTGGAATGCGGCGCTGCTCACCTGACAATTCCTCCCTTAAATTTACCGGATCGAAGGGTCTGTCACAGACATGACACGTTGTGCTTCTACTGCTCCTGCTTATGCCATGCGTGGCCTGCTGACAGGCCACGCACCCGACTGGTTACCTGGCCTGCAGGGTTTGGTTAAGGCGCGCGTCCAGCAGTCCGGCTGCGACTGCTGGTGCCAGGCCGGGCGCCAGCGGAAGGCGCGGGACCACCAGGCAGTGCCAGAGGTGGTAGATGTCGGCCTTGCCTGACCATACGGTCGAGCTGACATTGCCGTTCTCGTCGAGTTCCTGCTTCCAGGAACCATGCTCGTAGTCGATGAACCAATCGCGCGCGTGGTCCCAGATCCGCTCGTACCAGTCCGCATACTTCTTGTCGCCGGTGGCGATATACAGGGCTGCCGCACCGCCGATCGCCTCTGCAGGCACCCACCGGATCCGGGTGGTGACAACGGGCTTTCCTTCCCAGTCCACCGTGTACACAAAACCGGGATGGCCGTCCGGCTGCCAGGCGTCGCGGATGGCGGCGTCGAACAGACCCCGCGCGTCGTCGAGGAGCCAGGCGGGGACGTCCAGGCCGCGGGCTTCGAGTCCGGCCCGGACGTGGAGGAGCAGGCGCGCCCACTCCACCCAGTGCCCTGGGGTCCCGCCGTAGGCACGGAACTGGCTGGCCCGGTCATCGGTGTTGTACTCAGGCATCGGGTTCCACTCCGGGTCGAAGTGCTCGAACACCCGGTAGTTGTTGTTGCGCGCGAAATTGTGGATGAGTACTTCGGCGATGTGCAGGGCCCGATCGAGCCAGCGATTCTCCCCGGTTACGTCGGCGACGATGAGGTACGCCTCCACCGAATGCATGCTCGCGTTCCCGCCACGATAAGCCTCGGTGTCGGTGAACTCCCGGTTCCACGAGTCGAAGCACATGTTCGCCTTGTGGTCCCAGAATTTCGTGTCGGCTACCCGCAGCGCCTCGTCGAGAAGTTCGCGGGCTCCAGGCCGCCCGGCTGCGACCGCACTGGCAGCGGCGAGGAGCACGAAGGAGTGCTGGTAGCCGGACTTCGTATCGTTCACGGGACCGTTCCCGTCCACCTCGGCGTACCAGCCGCCGAACTCATCGTCGTGGAGGACCCCGTTGAGGGCCGCGATGCCATGGTCCACCAGCGTCGCCGCACCGGGACGTCCCATCAGGGCGGCAACAGCGAAGCTGTGGGTCATCCGCGCGGTGATCCAGAGGTGTGTGGGTTTGTCGGCGAACACCTTGCCGTAGTTGTCCAGCCAGCCGAATCCGGTGGGGACCTTGGAAGCCTCGGCGAAACGGATCAGCCGGTCGGTTTCCGCCTCGAGCCATCGTGCGTGGGCGGGGCTGTCGAGCCACGTCATGTCGTGTCCTCTTTCTGGTAAGTAGGTGGGGAATTCAGGTCAGCCGACGGCATCGGATACACCGCGGATGATGGTGGCGGCCGCTCCCAGGTAGGCCAGGACGATCAGGAGGATCTGTGCGGCGCGGGCCGGGATGTGTTTGGCGGCGAGGTCTCCGAGCACCAGCCCTGCCAGGCAAGCGACGGCGACGGCGAGCCACATGGCCAACGGCAGCACGGGGAACGAGGCGGGGGCCGTGATCGCCTTTGAAATCAGCGAGAACGTGCCGATGGTGAAGAAGTACGGCTGCATGGTGGCGGCAAAGGACTTATGCTGCCAACGGGTGGCGATGGAGTACATGCTGACGGCAGGTCCGCCAACACCGGCCGCGGTATTCATGAAGCCGCTGAGGCCGCCGGCAGTGAAGAGGTAGCGCCGGCGCTCCGGAAGGGTGGCGGATTTCAGGACCAGCAGGACGGTCAGGCCGACGGCGAGGATCACCCCGATCGAGATTTCCAGGACGGCCGGGGGGATGAAGCGGATCAGGATGGCGGCCGGGATGATGCCCGCGAGGGCCGAGGCTGCGAGCAGCAAGTACCGCTTCCAGTCGATGTCCCGGACCACCCGGAAGATGATGGCCCCCGCCGTCACGGCTCCGCAGACATTCACCAGCACCACTCCCTCCACCGGCCCCAGGAGCAGGACCAGGAAGGGAGCGGCCACCAGCGCGAAGCCCATGCCGGTGACACGCTGCATCCCGGCACCCATGACGACGGCGCCCAGCACCAGCCCGGTGGTCAGCACTTACGGCCTCCAGGCCACGTATTGGACCTCCTCGAACTCCTCCAGGCCCAGGCTCGCACCCTCCCGGCCGAGGCCGGACTGCTTGGCGCCGCCCATGGGCGCGAAGGCAACGGAGGGCAGGGGATCGTTCACGCCCACGATGCCGGCCTCGAGCCGCTCGGGGATGTCCCAGCCGCGCTGCGGGCTGCCGCTCCACACATACGCAGCAAGGCCCATCTCGGTGGCGTTCGCCTTCCGGATTGCCTCTTCCTCCGAAGCGAAGGTGACGATGCCGGCCGCCGGGCCGAACACTTCCTCGGTCACCAGGCGTGCGTCGTCCGGGACGTCCGTAAGGAGCATGGGCGCCAGGAAGGACCCCTGCGCAGGCACTGAAGTCCGCTGGGTGACCCGGCGGGCGCCCCGGCTGAGAGCGTCGTCCACCAACGCCTGTACCGCGGACACCCTTTCGTCGTCGATGACGGGACCGAGGTCCGGTACCGCGGCGCCGTCGTCGGGGACTCCATGGCCGATGCTCATGGCATCAAAGCGCGCGCCCAACTTCTGCGCAAACTCCTCCGCGATGCCCTCCTGGACCAGGAACCTGTTGGCAGCCACGCAGGACTGGCCGGTGTTGCGGAGCCGGCCCAGGACAGCGCCTTCGACGGCGGCATCCAGGTCTGCGTCTTCGAAGACGATGAAAGGGGCGTTTCCGCCCAGCTCCAGCAGCGGCCGGACCACACGATCCGAGGCGGATGCCATGATCTGCCGTCCCACTCCTGTGGAACCGGTGAAGCTGACGGCCCTGACGGCGGGATGGGACATGAGTGCAGCGGTGATCTCCCGGGAGGGGCCGTGGACCAGATTGACCACGCCCGCAGGGAACCCGGCATCGTGCAGGACCTCGAACAGTCCGGTGGCGGCCAGCGGAGCCTTCTCGGACACCCTGCCCACTACCGTGCAGCCGGCAGCAAGTATCGCGGCGAGCTTCCGGGCCTGGATGGAGACCGGAAAGTTCCAGGGCGTCAGGCTGAGGGCCACGCCGATGGGCTTGCGGGTGCTGAGGTGGCGGCGGCCGGGCAGCTCGGGCGGGCTGACGGTGCCGGTGGCGCGCCGCGCCTCCTCGGCGAACCAGCGGAAGTACTCCACGGAGAAGTCCACTTCGCCCTGCGCCTCGGGGAGCCGCTTGCCCGCTTCGAGCGCCAGGGTGTGCGCGAGTTCGTCGCGGCGTTCCGCCAAGAGGTCGGCGGCGTTCCGGAGCAGGTCCGCCCGGTGGCGCGCGGTGCTGCGGGACCAGGAACCGAAGGCCTCCGCCGCTGCATCGGCGGCCTTCGTGGCATCCTCGGCGGTGCCCCAGGCCACCTCGCCCACGGTGCTGCCGTTGCCGGGGTCTGTCACATCCTTGGCGTTTCCGGCGGTGTGCCAGGTGCCGTTGACAAGGTGCCGGGCTGACTTGAGGTTCATGAATAGTGCCTTTCGTTGGCTGGGAGGGGACTGGCGCCGCAGGTGCTGCCCGCCGTCGTCGCGCTCATCCCTTGCTCGCGCCCGCGGTAATGCCAGCCACGAAGTAGCGCTGCAGGAAGACGTACGCCACCACGACGGGCAGGGAGGCCAGGATGACGCCGGCGAACAGCAGCGGGTAATTGGTCTGGAACTCGCCCTGGAAGCTGAGCAGCGCCAGCGGCAGCGTCCGGTTCCCGGGTGTCTGGATGAACAGCAGCGGGTACAGCAGTTCGTTCCAGTGGATGACGAACAGGAAGATGGCGGCTGCAGCGATGGAGGGTGCTGACAGCGGCAGGGCAATGGAGGAGTAGGTCTTCCACGGCCCGCTGCCGTCGATGGAGGAGGCTTCGTAGAGTTCCTTGGGCAGTGTCCGCATGAACCCGCCCAGGATAAACACGGCGATGGGGAGGGTGGACACCACGTTGGCCAGGATCAGGCCGCCCAGGTTGTCCAGCAGGCCCAGCCGGCCGAAGAGCACGTACAGCGGCACCATGTTGGCCTGCGCCGGGATGGCCATGCCCAGCACCAGGAACCCGAAGATGGCCCAGGACATGAACCCCTTTAGCCGGGACACCGCGTATCCGGCCAGGCTGGCCAGGAACAGGGTGAGCGGCACGGAGATGCCGGTGACGATCACGCTGTTCATGAAGGACGAGCCAAGGTTCTGGCCGCCCACCACTTCGGTGAAGTTGTCGGTGGAGAGCGAGTGCGGCAGGCTGAAGGGCCCGGCGAAGAGTTCCTGAGTGGTCTTGAAACTGCCGAACGCGACCACAGTCAGCGGAACGATGATGATGACCGCGTAGATGGCCAGGATGGCGCGGCGGCTAAGTGAGGCGAGCATGCTGCTAGTCCCCCTTCGGGGTCAGCCGGAGCAGGCGGCGCTGCAGCCAGGTGACCAGCGCGATCATCGCCATGAAGATGATCGACTGGGCGGCGGCGTAGCCGAATTCCGAGTTGGCAAAGGTGCTGTAAATGCGGGTGGACAGGATGTCCAGGGAGCTCTTGGGCGGATTTCCCGCAATGCCCAGGATCAGGTCGAACGCCTTGAAGGACTGCACGGTGGTGTAGGCCACCACAATGGACGTGGCCGGGGCCACGAAAGGCCAGGTGATGGATTTGAACTGCTGCCATTTGTTGGCACCGTCCATCTCCGCCGCTTCGTAGAGTTCCCGGGGGATTGCCTGCAGCCCGGCAATGTAGACCACCATCATCTGGCCCGAGTGGAACCACACCTGGGTGACGGCCACCCAGTACAGGGCCTGGGCGTCGTTGCCGAGGTAGGCGCCGCCGTCCACTCCCACGGTCCTGAGGACCGAGTTCGCCAGCCCGAAGTTGGGGTCGTAGATGAACTTCCAGATGAAGGCCACCGACACCGAGGACAGGATAGTGGGGAAGAAGAACAGTGCCCGGAGCAGGATGCTGCCCCGGGAGTTCCTGGTGAGGAGCAGGGCGAGGATCAGTGAGAAGAGGGTCTGCGCGATGACCACCAGCAGCACGAACTTCAGGTTGTTGGTCAGGGCATTGGTGAACAGCGAGTCCTTGGTGAACGCGCGGATGAAGTTGTCCAGGCCAACATAGTTGAATGCCGCCGAGAAGCCGTTCCAGTCCGTGATGGCGTACTGGAAGGCCTGCAGCGTGGGCATCACCAGGAAGAAGGCGACGACGGCGACGGCCGGCAGCGGGAAGAGGTACAGTGCCGGGTTCACGCGGGTGGGGGAGCGGCGGCGCGCCTTGGCAGGGTTTGCAGGCGTATGGCTGCCCGGTGCTTTCCGTTCGGCAGCCGTTCCGGGATGGATGCTCATAGCCGTTCGTCAACAATCTTCTGGGCCGCAGCGGCTGCCTGCTCCGGGCTGGTGCCGGAGATGACGGCCGTGGCGCTGGCCTCCACCGCATTTCGGACGTCGAGGTTGTTGAACTGGAAGCGGGCGGCGAGCGCGGTTTTCTTCTGCAGCCAGGGGCTCAGCCGCTTCAGGTCCGGGTTGGTGTATTCCACCTTGTCCACGGAAACGTGTTGGGCAGTCTGGTTGGCGTAGTAGCCGGCGTTCTCGGGTTCGGAGAGGAAATCGATCCATGCTGCCGCGGCGGCCTGGTTCTTGCTGGCCGAGTTGACGCCCAGGATGAAGGTGGCGTTGTAGACGCCCTCGTACTTGCCGTTGCCGTCGGAGGTGGTGTTGGGGAACACCAGGTCGATGGGGAACTTGGCGCCCAGTCCGCGGACCGCGGCGATGTGGTACGAGCCCGTGGCGAGCATGGCGGCCTTGCCCTGCGAGAACAGGTTCTGGGCCGGCTCCACCGCGGTTCCGGTGGCGTTGGGCTGCACGAAGGGCTTCAGGTCCTTGTACTGGTTCAGCATCTTGATGAACCAGTCGTCGGTGCACTTGAGCTTGCCCTGTTCGATCTGGGCGCACATATCGTCCACCGGGGCGTTGTTGGCAATCATGCAGTTGAAGAGCTGGCCGCCGTTGCCCACGTCGCCGCCCGGCCAGGAGATGGGGATGACTCCGGCGGAGGCGAGCTTTTCACACATCGCCAGGAACGCATCCCAGTTCTTGGGGGCGATTTCCGCTCCGGCCTTGTCGAAGAGGTCCACGTTGGCCATGGGCATGGGGAACACCACCTGGTATGGCAGGCCCAGCTGGCTGTCGCCGTTCTGGCCGGCTGACAGCAGCCCTTTCTGGTAGTTCTTCACCGCCTGGCTGTCCTTGAGCTCGGTGTAGATCCCGGCCTCGGTGAAGTTCTTGAACTGTGCGCCGCGGAAGGTGGCAAACGCGTCACCGATGGAGCCGCCGCGCAGCTTCTGCAGGGCCTGGGCGTTGTAGTCGTTGGAGGTGGAGATGTCCTGGGCCACCTCCACGCCGTCATGCTTTGCAGCGAAGCGCTTGATGAGTTCGTCGAAGACGGCCTTGTCCTCGCCGCGCCAGTGGGCGAAGGACACCTTGCCGGTTACTGCGCCGGTGGACGGTGCAGCCGGTCCGGAGGCGCCGCCCGGCGCGGTGGAACCGCCGGGGCCGGCGCACGCCGCCGCCGTGGCGCCGAAGCCCAGGGCTCCGAGAATGGCCATAGCCTGCCTGCGTGAAATCTGACTCACAATAATCTCCTCGTTGAGTGTTTGCTGTGCCTTGTGTGCTGCTGCGGAAACGGGTTGCCCCGGGAAGGACGCTCTGGAGCTTGTACCGCGCCTAAGCGCTGGTTTTCTGGGCCGAGACCACGTCGTCCACCACGGCGCAGAGGCGCTGCAGCCGGCGGACGGCATCGGTGGACAGGGATTCGACGACGTCGGGGGCACCGATGCAGGACGCCCAGACGGCGCGTCCGGAGAGGAAGCCGCTGGCGCCTTCCAGGCAGGCCCACCGGACGGCGTCGGGGAAGACGTCCTCCGGAACCCCGGACGAGAGGACCACCCAGGGGCCGTCGATGGCTTTGGTCAGTTCTGCGCAGGCGGCGCGGACCTGTTCCTCGGGCGCTTGGCCCTTGAAGGGGACCTCGGCCTTGTAGAGGTCGGCGCCAAGGCTGCCCAGCTCCTTGGCGGCGGCCAGGATGCCGGCGTTCCAGTCGAAGTCACCGTCGGCGAGGGGCTTGCGGGAGACGGGTTCGATGATGCTGATCAGCCCCGCGGACCGGCAGCTGTCCACGAATTCGCGGACCATGGCCACCCGGCCCTCGGCGGGCTCGTCCGGGCGGTAGAGCACCAGCAGCTTGAGGGCCTTTACGCCCAGGGCCTTGTACTTGTGCGGGTCCACCAGCCGGTCGATGGTCACCTCGCCCACCAGTTCGCCGTGCGCGGATTCGAAGTGGTCCGCGGAGGCGATGAGCCCGCAGCTGGAATCCACCACACCGGCGTCGATGGCTTGGTCCAGCGCGAACTGGCGGTCGATGAGGATTCCGGAGGCGTAGGGCGTGAGGATCCTGGCCGCTTCGAGCTTGAAGTCGCGCAGGTCATCGTCGGTGACGGGCTGGTCGGTGTGCTCCGCGAACATGTTCCGCATGGCTTCGCGCTGGTCAACGGCAAGCATCGCGAAGGCGCCTGACGGGCGCTGCAGGGGGGAAAGGTCTGTGTGGCTCATGGGCTGCTTCTTTCAGTATCAGTTCGAGGCTGGGACAAGATTGATGGTCTGGCGCGGGATGGCCGAGCGGCCGTCCAGTCCGCCGCAGGACGCCGAAGCGGTGCGGCCCGCGAATGCGGCGGCTTCCACGAGCGGAAGCCCGGCGGCCACGGCGGCGAGGAGGGCGCCGTGGTACACGTCGCCCGCACCGAGGGTGGACACGATGGTGGCGGGGGTGGCCGGGACGTGCACGGGTTCGCCGCCGCGTTCCAAAACCCAGGCACCTTCGGAGCCGGCGGTGGCGACGACGGCGGAGGCGCCGTCGTCGAGTGCTTTCCGCAGGAGCACCTCCGGTGGGAGGTCGGCTCCATACTCTGCGTTGAGCCTTTCGATCGTGGGGACATAGAGCGCGACGCCGCGTGGGCTGAAGGCATGAATGGGATTGCCGGCGTCGACGCTGATGCTGAGGCCGGCAGGACGGCCGGGGGCGCTGGCCACGGCGTTCCAGCCCAGGTGGTCTGTGTGGACCCAGGCCGCGGATTGCAGCAGTTCAGAGAAGCGGCTGTTTCCGGGGAAGCTGACGGGCGGGACCGGGCGGGTGACAATCGCCCGGCTTTCGGTGGCACTGCTGACCACGATGACGCTGGCACCGGTTTTGACACCCGCGTCCCTGATCACCGCGGAGGTGTCCACACCTTCCGCCTCGAGTCCGGCAATGATGCGGTCACCTTCTTCATCGTTGCCGAGGACACCGGCGAAAGCGGTGTTTGCGCCCGCCCGGGCTGCAGCGACGGCCGCCGTCGCCGCAGGGCCCCCACCCGCCGTCGCAAAGTCCGTGGCAATCGTGCGGCTGTCCGCCGCAGGATAATCCTGCACCAGGGCAATGGAGTCAAGAGTGGCGCAACCTACGAAGAGCAGGGTTCCAGTTGACGGTTGGGGCACGTTCCACCTCGTTGTAGTTCCGGCTGGTACTGAAGAAATATACACATATCATGTTGGAAAAACAACACTTTCTGTATAGTTGTGTTTGGGATGCAACGCCCACGTCCCGCCCCTCAACGTAGAGAAACGGAGCAGCTCATGTCATTGCCTACTGCGGAACCGGTCCAGACCATCAGGTACGGCCTCATCGGGGCCGGACACATGGCCCGCGAACACGTCCGGAACCTTGCCCTGATCCCGGGAAGCCGCATCACCGCAGTCTCGGATCCCACGCCGGCATCGCTCGAAGAGACGGTGAAGGAGATCGGCTATGAGGCGCAGACCTTCCCTTCCCACCAGGAACTGCTGGCCTCAGGCCTGGTGGACGCACTGCTCATCGCAAGCCCGAACGACACGCACCTGGGCATTTTGAAGGACATCTTCGCCAGCGGAACCAACCTGCCTGTACTCGTGGAGAAACCCGTATGCACCAGTGCAGCCCAGGCAGACGAACTGGAAGTACTCGCAGCGGGCTATTCCGCGCCGGTGTGGGTGGCCATGGAGTACCGTTACATGCCGCCGGTCCAGGAAGTCATTCAGGCGGCGCACGGCGGCAGACTTGGCAACATCTACATGCTCTCCATCGTGGAACACCGCTTCCCGTTCCTGCACAAGGTGGACGCCTGGAACCGCTTTGCGGAACGGACCGGCGGCACATTGGTTGAAAAGTGCTGCCACTTCTTCGACCTTATGCGGCTAATCCTCCAGGACGAGCCGGTACGGGTCTACGCCAGCGGCGGCCACGATGTGAACCATATGGACGAGGTCTACGAAGGCCGGGTTTCGGACATGGTGGACAACGCTTACGTGATCGTCGACTTCAAGGGCGGGCGCAGGGCCATGCTGGAGCTGTCCATGTTTGCTGAAGGATCCAAGTTCCAGGAACGGATCTCCGTCGTGGGCGACACTGCCAAGATTGAAACCCTCATCCCGGTAGCCGCCAACCACTGGATTCCCGGTGACGAGGCCGAAGCCACTGTTGAATTCAGCCCACGTTCTCCCCTTGGCCCGGAAAAGCATGAGGTTCCGGTGGATGAGGCCGTCCTGGCCGCCGGTGCGCACCACGGCTCCACCTACTACGAGCACTTGGGCTTCCGGAAGGCCATCCTGGGGGAAGGCCCGGTGGAGGTCACCATTGCAGATGGACTGCAGTCCGTGCGGATGGGCCTGGCTGCCGAACGTTCTATTACGGAGGGCCGTCCCATTGAGCTTGGTAATACCGCCGTCGGGGTAGGTTCGTAAGAAGTTACGTGTTGGAATTGCAACATCCCGCCAGGCTCCTGCCCGGCGCATTGGGGAGGGAGAACGGCCGATGAGCACCGCATATGAAGAGGCGCCGCTGACACCCCGCCAGCGCACCATCCTGGATGAACTGGGTCGCAGGGGGTTCATTTCCACCAATGACCTGGCGGAGACGTTTGCCGTTTCCGACATGACCGTGCGGCGGGACACCCGCGTCTTGTCCAAGCGTGGGCTGGCGCGGGTGGTCCACGGTGGCGTCAGCGCGGTGGACGGGCATGGCCAGAACGCAAACTTCGCGGCGCGCGTCCGCGAGGACTCGGACGCGAAGCTCCGGGTGGCCCGCGCCTGCCTATCGCTGGTCGGTGAGCGGGATGCCATCATCCTCGATGCCGGTACCACCACCTACCAGATCGCGCAGGAACTGCCCACGTCCTTCACCGGGACCATCATCACGCACTCAGCGCCCGCCATCCAGCGCTGCCTGCAGCTGACGGCGGCACGCACCATCTGCCTGGGCGGGGAGCTGCTGCTGGACAGCCAGGCGTTCAATGGCCCCATGACAATCAGCGCTGCCGCCGGGCTGCGTGCCAAGACAGCCTTCATCGGAGTCAGCGGCATCCATGACGAGGCCTTCTACATTGAGCGCGACGTGGAGCGCGCCACTAAGATCGCCCTTATGAATGCAGCGGAACAGGTCGTGGTGGTGGCAACGCACCAGAAGATGCTGCGCTATGCGCTGGCACGGTTGGCGGCTTTCGACGCGGTGGACATCCTGGTGACGGATGTGCCGCCGCCGAGGGAAATCGAGAATGCCTTGAGTGCCGCCAACGTCAAGCTGATGGTGGCGGCCGCATGACCGCCCGCCTGCGCGTCTGCCTGCCCGCCCAAGACCTGCTGGACGCACTGGCGCCGATGGACGGCGTCGACTTTGTCCTCTGGGACCTGACCGGGCCGGCGCCGGAAGGCCGGCTGGACCTGCTGGTCCCCGGGTACATGGGGAAACCGACGGCGCTCGCCGCGCTGGAGGGAGTCGACGTCGGGCTGGTGCAGAGCCAGTCCATCGGGTACGACGGCGTCGCCTCGGTGTTGCCGCAAGGGGTCACCTTCGCCAACGCGGCGGGAGTCCATGAGACGTCGACGGCGGAACTCGCCGTGGGCATGATGATTGCCGCCCAGCGTGGCATTCCGGACTTTGTCCGGAACCAGGAAACCGGTGCATGGGACAACAGCCAGCGGCCCAGCCTGGCCGACCGGCGCGTGCTGTTGGTGGGTTACGGCGGAGTGGGCAAGGCCATCGAGGCCCGGCTCCTGCCGTTCGAAACCGAGGTCACCCGGATGGCCAGCCGCGCCCGGGACGATGAGCGCGGCACCATCCTCGGGATTGATTCGCTCTACGAGCAGCTGCCGCTGCACGAGATCGTGGTGGTCAGCGTCCCCCTAAGCGAAGACACCCAGCAGTTGGTGGACGCGAAGTTCCTGGCTGCCATGCCGGACGGCGCCCTGCTGGTCAACGTGGCCCGCGGTCCGGTGGCGGACACCGGCGCGTTGCTGGCCGAAACCTCCAGCGGACGCCTCCGGGCCGCGCTGGACGTCACCGATCCGGAACCGCTGCCCGCTGACCACCCCTTGTGGACCACCCCCGGCGTGCTCATCACCCCGCACGTGGGCGGTGCCAGCTCGGCCATGTTCCCCAGGATGGTCCGGCTGCTTCGGAAGCAGATCGGCCTGCTGCTGGAGGGCAAGGACCCGGTGAACGTGGTCCTTCCTTAACGGCTGCGGCTCCGGCCCCTATGCTTGGCCCATGTCCACCTTTGAAGTCCGCCGCAGTACGGTCATCCCTGCCGCCGCCGAGGAAATCTTTCCGCTGGTCAACAACTTCCACGAGTGGACCGCATGGTCCCCGTGGGAGACCATCGACCCAGGCATGAGCCGCCGCTACTTCGGCAGTGAGTCCGGCGCGGGGGCCGGGTACGAATGGAGCGGCAACCGCAAGGCGGGCAGCGGCACCATGGAGATCGAGGAGTCCATACCTTCAAGCCTGGTCCGCATCCGGCTTCAGTTCACCAGGCCCTTCAAGGCACTGAACCCCACCACGTTCAGCTTCACCCCTGTCCAGGGCAGCACGGAGGTGACTTGGCGGATGACCGGGGAGAACAAGGGCCTGGCCAGGGTGTTCGCGCTGTTCATGAACATGGACAAGATGG
Protein-coding regions in this window:
- a CDS encoding Gfo/Idh/MocA family protein: MSLPTAEPVQTIRYGLIGAGHMAREHVRNLALIPGSRITAVSDPTPASLEETVKEIGYEAQTFPSHQELLASGLVDALLIASPNDTHLGILKDIFASGTNLPVLVEKPVCTSAAQADELEVLAAGYSAPVWVAMEYRYMPPVQEVIQAAHGGRLGNIYMLSIVEHRFPFLHKVDAWNRFAERTGGTLVEKCCHFFDLMRLILQDEPVRVYASGGHDVNHMDEVYEGRVSDMVDNAYVIVDFKGGRRAMLELSMFAEGSKFQERISVVGDTAKIETLIPVAANHWIPGDEAEATVEFSPRSPLGPEKHEVPVDEAVLAAGAHHGSTYYEHLGFRKAILGEGPVEVTIADGLQSVRMGLAAERSITEGRPIELGNTAVGVGS
- a CDS encoding DeoR/GlpR family DNA-binding transcription regulator, translating into MSTAYEEAPLTPRQRTILDELGRRGFISTNDLAETFAVSDMTVRRDTRVLSKRGLARVVHGGVSAVDGHGQNANFAARVREDSDAKLRVARACLSLVGERDAIILDAGTTTYQIAQELPTSFTGTIITHSAPAIQRCLQLTAARTICLGGELLLDSQAFNGPMTISAAAGLRAKTAFIGVSGIHDEAFYIERDVERATKIALMNAAEQVVVVATHQKMLRYALARLAAFDAVDILVTDVPPPREIENALSAANVKLMVAAA
- a CDS encoding 2-hydroxyacid dehydrogenase; the encoded protein is MTARLRVCLPAQDLLDALAPMDGVDFVLWDLTGPAPEGRLDLLVPGYMGKPTALAALEGVDVGLVQSQSIGYDGVASVLPQGVTFANAAGVHETSTAELAVGMMIAAQRGIPDFVRNQETGAWDNSQRPSLADRRVLLVGYGGVGKAIEARLLPFETEVTRMASRARDDERGTILGIDSLYEQLPLHEIVVVSVPLSEDTQQLVDAKFLAAMPDGALLVNVARGPVADTGALLAETSSGRLRAALDVTDPEPLPADHPLWTTPGVLITPHVGGASSAMFPRMVRLLRKQIGLLLEGKDPVNVVLP
- a CDS encoding SRPBCC family protein, which translates into the protein MSTFEVRRSTVIPAAAEEIFPLVNNFHEWTAWSPWETIDPGMSRRYFGSESGAGAGYEWSGNRKAGSGTMEIEESIPSSLVRIRLQFTRPFKALNPTTFSFTPVQGSTEVTWRMTGENKGLARVFALFMNMDKMVGGDFERGLAALASTVAARKS